A part of Saimiri boliviensis isolate mSaiBol1 chromosome 11, mSaiBol1.pri, whole genome shotgun sequence genomic DNA contains:
- the LOC104653173 gene encoding LOW QUALITY PROTEIN: suppressyn (The sequence of the model RefSeq protein was modified relative to this genomic sequence to represent the inferred CDS: inserted 1 base in 1 codon; substituted 2 bases at 2 genomic stop codons), protein MTCIAPTTCCTSLPTKILNIEISLTKILILSIGALLYTAAPPSXNEYYQSFHYGGKMQXSSTYHTHREKAYYGTLVKECGESGKSYYKVKNLGVSVSSNGAICPKGKQWLCFTKIGQWGVKTQVLEDIKRQQIIAKSKAKTNNSPKDHPXYFHPFIQNYKQTHPFPSQEKNVI, encoded by the exons ATGACCTGCATTGCCCCAACCACTTGCTGCACCTCACT tccaACCAAGATTCTTAATATAGAAATATCCCTCACCAAAATCCTAATACTGTCCATAGGTGCCCTGCTGTACACAGCAGCCCCTCCAA TGAATGAGTATTATCAGTCTTTCCACTACGGAGGGAAAATGCAATAATCCAGTACTTACCATACTCATAGGGAAAAAGCCTACTATGGAACTTTAGTCAAGGAATGTGGTGAATCAGGGAAAAgttattataaagtaaaaaatctaGGAGTATCTGTTAGTAGTAATGGGGCTATATGTCCAAAAGGTAAGCAGTGGCTTTGCTTCACTAAAATTGGACAATGGGGAGTAAAAACTCAAGTGCTAGAAGACATAAAGAGACAACAGATTATAGCCAAATCAAAAGCCAAAACCAACAACTCCCCGAAAGATCACCCATAGTATTTCCATCCCTTTATACAAAACTACAAGCAGACACATCCCTTCCCAAGCCAGGAAAAAAACGTGATCTAG